One genomic region from Stutzerimonas decontaminans encodes:
- the fabG gene encoding 3-oxoacyl-ACP reductase FabG codes for MNLQGKVALVTGASRGIGQAIALELGRQGAIVIGTATTPSGAERIAETLKQNGIEGAGLVLDVGNDESVSSTLEHIQQHLGQPAILVNNAGITRDNLMLRMKDDEWYDVINTNLNSLYRLSKAVLRGMTKARWGRIINIGSVVGAMGNAGQVNYAAAKAGLEGFSRALAREVGSRGITVNSVAPGFIDTDMTRELPEAQRDALLGQIPLGRLGQAEEIAKVVAFLASDGAAYVTGATVPVNGGMYMS; via the coding sequence ATGAATCTGCAAGGTAAGGTGGCGTTGGTAACCGGCGCGAGCCGCGGTATTGGCCAGGCCATTGCCCTTGAGCTGGGCCGCCAGGGCGCGATAGTCATCGGTACTGCGACCACGCCATCCGGTGCCGAGCGCATCGCCGAGACGCTGAAGCAAAACGGTATCGAAGGCGCCGGCCTGGTGCTAGACGTTGGCAATGATGAGTCGGTCAGCAGCACTCTGGAGCACATTCAGCAGCACCTCGGACAGCCGGCGATTCTAGTCAATAATGCCGGTATTACCCGTGACAACCTCATGCTGCGCATGAAGGATGATGAGTGGTATGACGTCATCAACACCAACTTGAACAGCCTGTACCGCCTCTCCAAGGCCGTCCTGCGCGGCATGACCAAAGCCCGCTGGGGGCGAATCATCAATATCGGTTCGGTGGTTGGTGCCATGGGCAACGCCGGACAGGTAAACTACGCGGCAGCCAAGGCCGGTCTGGAGGGTTTCAGCCGTGCATTGGCTCGTGAGGTCGGTTCTCGTGGTATCACGGTGAACTCCGTGGCGCCTGGTTTCATCGATACCGATATGACTCGCGAGTTGCCGGAAGCCCAGCGTGATGCGCTCTTGGGGCAGATACCCCTGGGACGTCTCGGTCAGGCCGAAGAGATTGCCAAGGTCGTCGCGTTTCTCGCATCAGACGGTGCTGCGTACGTCACCGGTGCTACGGTTCCGGTGAACGGCGGCATGTACATGAGTTGA
- the fabF gene encoding beta-ketoacyl-ACP synthase II: MSRRRVVVTGMGMLSPLGNDVPSSWQGILAGRSGIGLIEHMDLSAYSTRFGGSIKDFDVEQYLPAKEARKLDLFIQYGLAASFQAVRDSGLEVTDANRERIGVAMGSGIGGLTNIENSCKALIEQGPRRISPFFVPGSIINMVSGFLSIHLGLQGPNYAIATACTTGTHCIGMAARNIAYGEADVMVAGGSEMAASGLGIGGFAAARALSTRNDDPAAASRPWDKGRDGFVLSDGAGALVLEELEHAKARGAHIYAELIGFGMSADAFHMTSPPEDGAGAARCIRNALKDAQLNGDQVQYINAHGTSTPAGDKAEAAAIRNVFGDYAYELSVSSTKSMVGHLLGAAGAVEAIFSVLAIRDQVAPPTINLDEPDEGCDLDFVPHEAKPRLIDVAVSNSFGFGGTNGSLVFRRFAE; this comes from the coding sequence GTGTCGCGTAGACGCGTCGTAGTCACCGGGATGGGCATGCTATCGCCACTGGGTAACGATGTGCCGAGCAGCTGGCAGGGAATTCTTGCCGGCCGCAGTGGTATCGGCCTGATCGAGCACATGGATCTTTCTGCCTACTCCACTCGTTTTGGCGGATCGATCAAAGACTTCGATGTCGAGCAGTATCTGCCGGCAAAGGAGGCGCGCAAGCTCGACCTTTTCATCCAATACGGTCTAGCGGCGAGCTTTCAGGCCGTGCGCGATTCCGGGCTGGAGGTAACTGATGCCAATCGGGAGCGCATCGGTGTTGCGATGGGTTCCGGTATCGGCGGCCTGACTAACATCGAAAACAGCTGCAAGGCGCTGATCGAGCAGGGGCCGCGGCGTATTTCACCTTTCTTCGTGCCGGGCTCCATCATCAATATGGTGTCTGGCTTCCTGTCGATCCATTTGGGATTGCAGGGCCCTAACTATGCGATCGCCACCGCTTGCACAACGGGTACCCATTGCATCGGCATGGCCGCGCGCAATATCGCCTATGGCGAGGCCGATGTCATGGTGGCCGGCGGCTCCGAAATGGCGGCCAGCGGGCTTGGTATCGGTGGCTTCGCGGCAGCGCGGGCACTGTCCACGCGTAACGATGACCCGGCTGCGGCGAGCCGTCCGTGGGACAAAGGGCGTGACGGCTTCGTACTGTCGGACGGCGCGGGTGCTTTGGTCCTCGAGGAGCTTGAGCATGCCAAGGCCCGGGGCGCACACATCTATGCCGAGCTGATCGGCTTCGGCATGAGCGCCGATGCTTTCCACATGACCTCTCCGCCGGAAGACGGGGCCGGCGCGGCGCGCTGTATCCGCAATGCTCTAAAGGATGCCCAGCTGAATGGTGACCAGGTGCAGTACATCAATGCACACGGCACATCGACTCCCGCGGGTGACAAGGCCGAGGCTGCGGCGATTCGCAACGTATTCGGTGACTACGCCTACGAATTGTCGGTGAGTTCGACCAAGTCTATGGTTGGGCATTTGCTCGGCGCTGCCGGCGCCGTGGAGGCGATCTTCAGTGTATTGGCGATTCGCGATCAGGTGGCGCCGCCGACCATCAATCTGGACGAACCAGATGAAGGCTGCGACCTTGATTTCGTGCCGCATGAGGCTAAGCCGAGACTGATCGACGTCGCTGTGTCCAACTCCTTTGGCTTCGGTGGGACCAACGGGTCGCTGGTGTTCCGCCGGTTTGCCGAGTGA
- the pabC gene encoding aminodeoxychorismate lyase, with product MSWLNGQPCEGLSVHDRGLAYGDGLFETIRVVGGRARLLDRHLQRLTVGCQRLAIPVDTVELRNELTRFCQALGQGIAKLIVTRGTGQRGYAPPQPCQPQRVLLGSPLPAYPPRHAEAGVRLFPCITRLAEQPRLAGIKHLNRLEQVLARAEWHDPAFAEGLMRDMSGRVVEGVFSNLFLAVGGELRTASLTRCGVAGVMRAEIMARASKQGFAVAELDISYAELLQADEIFLCNSLYGIWPVTGLAERVWPVGPLTRKLQSVVADLLSDS from the coding sequence TTGAGCTGGCTGAACGGGCAGCCCTGTGAAGGGCTGTCCGTTCATGATCGCGGTCTCGCCTACGGCGATGGACTGTTCGAGACGATCCGCGTCGTAGGCGGCCGGGCACGACTGCTCGATCGGCACCTGCAGCGCTTGACCGTTGGCTGTCAGCGTCTCGCCATTCCCGTTGATACAGTTGAGCTGCGCAACGAGCTGACGCGGTTCTGCCAGGCGCTGGGGCAGGGCATCGCCAAGCTCATCGTTACCCGCGGTACCGGGCAGCGCGGCTATGCGCCACCACAGCCCTGTCAGCCACAACGCGTGCTGCTAGGTTCGCCACTTCCTGCTTATCCACCGCGACACGCTGAAGCCGGCGTGCGGCTTTTTCCCTGCATCACACGCCTTGCGGAACAGCCGCGGCTCGCTGGAATCAAGCATCTCAACCGGCTGGAACAGGTGCTGGCGCGTGCCGAATGGCATGATCCCGCCTTCGCCGAGGGGCTGATGCGCGACATGTCCGGCAGGGTGGTGGAAGGCGTTTTCAGCAATTTGTTTCTGGCTGTCGGTGGTGAGCTGCGCACAGCGTCTCTGACGCGCTGCGGAGTTGCCGGAGTCATGCGTGCGGAGATTATGGCCCGCGCATCGAAGCAGGGGTTTGCGGTGGCCGAGCTGGACATCAGCTATGCCGAGCTGTTGCAGGCGGATGAGATTTTCCTCTGCAACAGTCTTTACGGTATCTGGCCTGTCACAGGTTTGGCCGAGCGCGTCTGGCCCGTCGGTCCGCTGACCCGTAAACTGCAGTCCGTTGTCGCCGACCTGTTGAGTGATTCGTGA
- a CDS encoding amino acid permease — MTAETLHTGPLQRGLKNRHIQLIALGGAIGTGLFLGSAGVLRSAGPSMILGYAIGGFIAFLIMRQLGEMIVEEPVAGSFSHFAHKYGGGYAGFLSGWNYWVLYVLVGMAELTAVGKYVQFWWPDIPTWATAAAFFVLINLINLSNVKAFGEAEFWFAIVKVAAIVGMILLGLFLLVSGQGGEQASISNLWTHGGFFPNGFSGMLLALAIIMFSFGGLELVGITAAEAAEPKTVIPRAINQVVYRILIFYIGALTVLLALYPWDALLLTLGTAGDPYSGSPFVQIFSLIGSDTAAHLLNFVVLTAALSVYNSGVYCNSRMLYGLAEQGDAPRSLMKINSRGVPVLAVGVSALVTLLCVGVNYLFPQGALELLMSLAVAALVINWAMISLAHLKFRRAMQRQGVEPSFKAFWFPLSNYLCLAFVCGILIIMLWLPGIRMSVFAIPVWVGFLWLCYRLRARLLAKAV, encoded by the coding sequence ATGACCGCTGAAACGCTGCACACCGGACCGCTCCAGCGCGGTCTGAAGAATCGTCATATCCAACTGATCGCCCTGGGCGGGGCAATTGGGACGGGGCTGTTCCTGGGGTCGGCCGGGGTTCTGAGAAGTGCCGGGCCATCAATGATCCTGGGTTACGCAATCGGTGGCTTCATTGCTTTTCTGATCATGCGCCAGCTCGGTGAGATGATCGTCGAGGAGCCTGTGGCAGGATCGTTCAGCCATTTCGCGCACAAATATGGCGGCGGTTATGCGGGGTTTCTTTCCGGCTGGAATTACTGGGTGCTGTACGTCTTGGTGGGCATGGCCGAGCTTACGGCGGTCGGCAAGTACGTGCAGTTCTGGTGGCCTGATATTCCGACCTGGGCCACAGCCGCGGCGTTCTTCGTGCTGATCAATCTGATTAATCTCAGCAACGTCAAAGCCTTCGGTGAGGCCGAGTTCTGGTTTGCCATCGTCAAGGTCGCCGCCATTGTCGGCATGATCCTGCTCGGGCTGTTCCTGCTAGTCAGTGGCCAAGGGGGCGAGCAGGCAAGCATCAGCAACCTATGGACGCACGGCGGATTCTTCCCCAATGGCTTCAGTGGCATGCTGCTGGCGTTGGCGATCATCATGTTTTCCTTCGGCGGGCTGGAACTGGTCGGCATCACGGCGGCAGAAGCGGCCGAGCCAAAAACCGTCATTCCCAGGGCTATCAATCAGGTCGTGTATCGCATACTGATCTTTTACATCGGTGCGCTGACGGTGCTGCTGGCGCTTTACCCTTGGGATGCGTTGCTGTTGACGCTGGGTACGGCGGGCGATCCTTACAGTGGCAGCCCCTTCGTGCAGATATTTTCGCTGATCGGCAGCGATACGGCGGCGCACCTGCTGAACTTTGTCGTGCTGACTGCAGCGCTGTCGGTCTATAACAGTGGCGTGTATTGCAACAGCCGAATGTTGTACGGCCTGGCAGAGCAGGGCGATGCACCGCGCAGCCTTATGAAAATCAACTCCCGCGGTGTGCCGGTTCTCGCGGTCGGGGTGTCGGCATTGGTGACGCTGCTTTGCGTGGGGGTGAACTACCTGTTCCCACAAGGTGCGCTCGAACTGCTGATGTCCCTTGCGGTGGCTGCGCTGGTTATCAACTGGGCGATGATCAGTCTTGCGCATCTGAAATTTCGTCGTGCCATGCAACGCCAAGGCGTTGAGCCGAGCTTCAAGGCGTTCTGGTTCCCACTGAGCAATTACCTATGCCTAGCCTTCGTCTGCGGGATCCTGATCATCATGCTATGGCTGCCCGGCATCCGCATGTCGGTATTCGCCATTCCGGTCTGGGTCGGGTTTCTCTGGCTGTGCTACCGGCTGCGGGCTCGTTTGCTGGCGAAAGCGGTATAA
- a CDS encoding PilZ domain-containing protein has translation MSLPANLGPRNGILSLTIKDKSVLYAAFMPFIKHGGLFIPTNKSYKLGDEVFMLLNLMDEPEKIPVAGKVVWITPKGAQGSRAAGIGVQFNEGDSTARNKIETYLAGALKSDRPTHTM, from the coding sequence ATGAGCCTGCCAGCAAATCTTGGTCCGCGTAATGGCATCCTGTCCCTGACCATCAAGGACAAATCGGTGCTCTATGCCGCGTTCATGCCCTTCATCAAGCATGGCGGGCTGTTCATCCCGACCAACAAGAGCTACAAGCTTGGCGATGAAGTATTCATGCTGCTCAATCTGATGGACGAGCCGGAGAAGATCCCGGTCGCCGGCAAGGTGGTCTGGATCACCCCGAAAGGCGCTCAGGGCAGTCGCGCCGCGGGCATCGGCGTGCAGTTCAACGAGGGCGACAGCACCGCACGCAACAAGATCGAAACCTATCTGGCCGGTGCGCTCAAGTCGGATCGCCCGACCCATACGATGTAA
- the mltG gene encoding endolytic transglycosylase MltG — MIRKFLVLLLVIVLLAAISLGLFAWKQHSALEQPLAVTDEALLLDVRPGDTPSGVFQRLEAEGVLDDAFWLRLYWRLNLSGQSLHSGEYRLTPGMTAREMIGLWKRGEVVQYSLTLVEGWNFRQLRSALQNQPKLQQTLDGLSDAEIMAHIGAPELHPEGRFFPDTYRFTRGTSDADLLRRAYARLEQVLEEEWQQRSEGLPYQNAYQALVMASIIEKETGVPEERGEIAGVFVRRLARGMLLQTDPTVIYGMGERYKGRITRTDLRTPTPYNTYTNAGLPPTPIAMVGREAIHAALHPADGTSLYFVARGDGSHVFSDTLDQHNRAVREYQLKRRADYRSSPLPRQPADNSESAR; from the coding sequence GTGATTCGTAAATTTCTTGTTCTGCTGCTGGTAATCGTACTGTTGGCAGCAATTTCACTCGGACTGTTCGCCTGGAAGCAGCATTCAGCATTGGAGCAGCCTCTGGCCGTAACTGACGAAGCCCTCCTGCTCGACGTGCGCCCCGGCGATACGCCCAGCGGCGTGTTTCAGCGGCTGGAGGCAGAGGGTGTATTGGATGATGCCTTTTGGCTGCGGCTGTACTGGCGGTTGAATTTGTCCGGGCAGAGCCTGCATAGCGGTGAATACCGACTGACTCCAGGCATGACTGCGCGAGAAATGATCGGGCTGTGGAAGCGCGGCGAGGTCGTGCAGTACAGCCTGACGCTCGTCGAAGGCTGGAATTTCCGTCAGCTACGTAGCGCGCTGCAGAATCAGCCTAAGTTGCAGCAAACACTGGACGGCCTGTCGGATGCCGAGATCATGGCGCACATCGGCGCGCCGGAGCTTCACCCGGAAGGGCGGTTCTTTCCTGATACCTATCGATTCACCCGCGGCACATCCGACGCGGACCTGCTGCGCCGTGCCTATGCGCGCCTTGAGCAGGTCCTAGAGGAGGAATGGCAGCAGCGGAGCGAAGGCCTGCCTTACCAGAACGCCTACCAGGCGCTGGTCATGGCTTCCATCATCGAGAAGGAAACCGGTGTGCCGGAAGAGCGGGGCGAGATCGCCGGCGTCTTCGTGCGCCGGTTGGCACGCGGCATGCTGCTGCAGACCGATCCGACCGTGATCTACGGCATGGGCGAGCGCTACAAGGGTCGAATCACTCGCACCGATCTGCGCACGCCGACGCCCTACAATACCTACACCAACGCCGGCCTGCCGCCGACGCCGATCGCCATGGTCGGGCGCGAGGCGATTCATGCCGCGCTGCATCCTGCGGACGGTACCAGCCTCTACTTTGTCGCCCGTGGCGATGGCAGCCATGTCTTCAGTGACACGCTCGATCAGCATAACCGTGCGGTGCGCGAGTACCAGCTCAAGCGACGCGCCGACTATCGTTCCAGCCCCCTGCCGCGGCAGCCGGCGGACAACAGTGAGAGCGCTCGATGA
- the tmk gene encoding dTMP kinase — MKGLFVTLEGPEGAGKSTNREYLAERLRARGLDVVLTREPGGTPLAERIRELLLTPSDEPMAVDTELLLVFAARAQHLAQVIRPALERGAVVLCDRFTDATYAYQGGGRGLPVERIAQLETFVQGDLRPDLTLVFDLPVEVGLARAAARGRLDRFEQEGMRFFESVRRAYLERAQAAPSRYRIIDSGQSLIAVQQDVEALIPDLMERLNG; from the coding sequence ATGAAAGGACTCTTCGTCACCCTTGAGGGCCCTGAAGGTGCCGGTAAGAGCACCAATCGCGAATACCTCGCCGAACGTTTACGGGCCCGGGGCCTGGATGTGGTACTGACCCGCGAGCCCGGTGGTACGCCGCTGGCCGAACGCATTCGCGAGTTGTTGCTTACTCCATCCGACGAGCCGATGGCGGTGGATACCGAACTGCTGCTGGTATTCGCAGCGCGCGCCCAGCACCTGGCGCAGGTCATCCGTCCAGCGCTGGAGCGTGGGGCCGTGGTGCTCTGTGATCGCTTCACCGATGCCACCTATGCGTACCAAGGCGGCGGCCGTGGTCTCCCTGTCGAGCGGATTGCACAGCTGGAAACGTTTGTGCAGGGAGATCTGCGTCCTGACCTGACGCTGGTCTTCGACCTGCCGGTCGAGGTCGGTCTGGCACGAGCGGCTGCTCGGGGGCGTCTGGATCGCTTCGAGCAGGAAGGCATGCGCTTTTTCGAGTCGGTACGACGTGCCTACCTGGAGCGAGCGCAAGCCGCACCATCGCGCTACCGGATCATTGACTCCGGCCAGTCGCTCATCGCGGTGCAGCAGGACGTCGAGGCATTGATTCCCGACCTGATGGAGCGCCTCAATGGCTGA
- the acpP gene encoding acyl carrier protein, whose translation MSTIEERVKKIVAEQLGVKEEEVTNSASFVEDLGADSLDTVELVMALEEEFETEIPDEQAEKITTVQEAIDYINAHAQ comes from the coding sequence ATGAGCACCATCGAAGAACGCGTCAAGAAAATCGTTGCCGAGCAACTTGGCGTTAAAGAAGAGGAAGTAACCAACAGCGCTTCCTTTGTCGAAGACCTGGGTGCCGACTCTCTTGACACCGTTGAGCTGGTGATGGCTCTGGAAGAGGAATTCGAGACCGAGATCCCGGACGAGCAGGCTGAGAAGATCACCACCGTTCAGGAAGCCATCGATTACATCAATGCGCATGCGCAGTAA
- a CDS encoding DNA polymerase III subunit delta': protein MADVLPWQAELWRQLAGRTQHAHAYLLHGPGGIGKRLLAEQLMALLLCQRPVNGMACGTCKACQLLAAHTHPDHYILEPEEVDKAIRVDQVRDLVGFVTQTAQLGGRKVILLEPAEAMNLNAANALLKSLEEPSGDTVLLLISHQPSRLLPTIKSRCVQQACPLPGRQQSLDWLAGQLPELAPELREQLLTLAAGSPLAALKLHEQKVLDLRAQVVDGVKKLLKQQQSPSQLAEGWNALPLILLFDWFCEWVHLILRYQMAGDDAELGAADMQKVLQYLAQKSAQHKVMAMQDWLLEHRQKVLGKANLNRVLLLEALLVQWATLPSAG from the coding sequence ATGGCTGACGTCCTACCCTGGCAGGCGGAACTCTGGCGGCAGTTGGCAGGGCGTACGCAGCATGCTCATGCCTACCTGCTGCATGGCCCCGGAGGCATCGGCAAGCGGCTGCTGGCCGAGCAGCTGATGGCGCTGCTGCTTTGCCAGCGCCCCGTGAACGGCATGGCTTGTGGCACCTGCAAGGCTTGTCAGCTGTTGGCTGCACATACGCATCCGGACCACTACATTCTCGAGCCGGAGGAGGTCGACAAGGCCATTCGCGTCGATCAAGTGCGTGATCTGGTCGGCTTCGTCACCCAGACGGCGCAGTTGGGCGGGCGCAAGGTGATATTGCTGGAGCCGGCCGAGGCGATGAACCTCAACGCGGCCAACGCATTGCTGAAAAGCCTCGAGGAGCCGTCCGGCGATACGGTGCTGCTGCTCATCAGTCATCAGCCCAGCCGTTTGCTGCCAACCATCAAGAGTCGCTGCGTGCAGCAGGCCTGCCCACTGCCAGGGCGGCAGCAAAGTCTCGATTGGCTGGCTGGACAGCTGCCTGAGTTGGCGCCTGAGCTACGTGAACAGCTGCTGACATTGGCAGCTGGGTCGCCTTTGGCAGCCCTGAAACTTCATGAGCAGAAAGTGCTGGACCTGCGCGCTCAGGTCGTCGACGGGGTGAAGAAGCTGCTCAAGCAACAGCAATCGCCCAGTCAGCTGGCCGAGGGTTGGAATGCATTGCCGCTGATTCTGCTTTTCGACTGGTTCTGCGAATGGGTGCATCTGATCCTGCGTTATCAGATGGCCGGCGATGATGCCGAGCTCGGCGCTGCCGATATGCAGAAGGTGTTGCAGTACCTCGCGCAGAAGTCAGCGCAGCACAAAGTGATGGCAATGCAGGACTGGCTGCTCGAACATCGGCAGAAAGTGCTAGGCAAAGCCAACCTCAACCGTGTGTTGCTTCTCGAAGCGCTGCTGGTGCAGTGGGCAACGTTGCCCAGCGCGGGCTAG
- a CDS encoding TatD family hydrolase: protein MLVDSHCHLDRLDLTAHNGSLDAALEAARSRGVGHFLCIGVSADNAAAVRSLAERYADVDCSIGVHPLDLEPTSQPVLDWLLGELQHPQVVAIGETGLDYHYEPEAAQMQQQSFRLHLEAARLTGKPVIVHTRAARADTLDLLREAALPQAGVLHCFTEDWDMAKAALDLGFYISLSGIVTFRNADALRDVARRVPADRLLVETDSPYLAPIPHRGKANLPQYVREVAEFLAELRGVPFETLAEQTTANFKALFPLARVRS, encoded by the coding sequence ATGCTGGTAGATTCCCACTGTCACCTCGATCGCCTCGATCTCACCGCCCATAACGGCTCACTCGATGCCGCATTGGAAGCCGCACGCTCGCGCGGTGTCGGGCATTTCCTCTGCATCGGCGTCAGCGCGGACAACGCAGCGGCGGTCAGATCGCTGGCCGAGCGCTATGCCGATGTGGACTGCTCGATTGGTGTTCATCCTCTGGATCTCGAGCCGACCAGCCAGCCGGTGCTGGATTGGTTGCTTGGCGAGTTGCAGCACCCACAGGTGGTTGCCATCGGTGAAACTGGCCTGGATTACCACTACGAGCCCGAAGCTGCGCAGATGCAGCAACAGTCCTTCCGGCTGCATCTCGAGGCAGCCAGGCTGACCGGCAAACCGGTCATCGTGCACACCCGGGCGGCCCGCGCCGATACGCTGGATCTGCTACGTGAAGCGGCGCTGCCGCAGGCGGGTGTATTGCATTGCTTCACCGAAGACTGGGACATGGCCAAGGCTGCGCTTGATCTCGGTTTCTATATCTCGTTGTCGGGGATCGTCACGTTCCGCAATGCGGATGCGTTGCGCGATGTGGCCCGCAGAGTTCCGGCTGATCGCCTGCTGGTCGAAACCGATTCGCCGTATCTGGCGCCGATTCCCCACCGAGGCAAAGCCAACCTGCCGCAGTACGTGCGGGAGGTTGCCGAGTTTCTTGCGGAGCTGCGTGGCGTTCCATTCGAGACGCTGGCTGAGCAAACCACCGCCAACTTCAAGGCATTGTTCCCGCTGGCCAGGGTGCGCAGCTGA